The following coding sequences lie in one Haematobia irritans isolate KBUSLIRL chromosome 3, ASM5000362v1, whole genome shotgun sequence genomic window:
- the LOC142232083 gene encoding uncharacterized protein LOC142232083, giving the protein MKPILLLLIIFKLTTSQHLQPDKSCGGAYLQSVIDKCVKQYRINSSEVADGYAIKLYTKDYLKCFRACVFHGCKTFNKDWSFVPNIPQTIAYWTTRRNPSLYPIVEQAGKYCVNTAPLGHTVCDYAENYVQCVKANSPEGISFHGNI; this is encoded by the exons ATGAAGCCCATATTACTgctgttaattatttttaaattgactACAAGCCAACATCTACAACCG GATAAATCATGTGGTGGTGCTTATCTACAATCTGTTATAGATAAGTGCGTAAAACAATATAGAATAAATTCTT CTGAAGTTGCTGATGGATATGCaataaaattgtacacaaaAGATTATTTGAAATGCTTTCGGGCTTGTGTATTTCATGGATGCAAAACG TTCAATAAAGATTGGAGTTTTGTTCCCAATATACCTCAAACAATTGCCTATTGGACCACAAGAAGAAATCCTTCTCTGTATCCGATTGTTGAGCAAGCTGGCAAATATTGTGTAAATACTGCTCCACTTGGACACACAGT TTGCGATTATGCAGAAAACTATGTGCAATGTGTCAAAGCAAATAGCCCAGAAGGAATATCATTtcatggaaatatttaa